In Oryza sativa Japonica Group chromosome 2, ASM3414082v1, the following are encoded in one genomic region:
- the LOC9266189 gene encoding ent-copalyl diphosphate synthase 2, chloroplastic: protein MQMQVLTAASSLPRATLLRPAAAEPWRQSFLQLQARPIQRPGIMLHCKAQLQGQETRERRQLDDDEHARPPQGGDDDVAASTSELPYMIESIKSKLRAARNSLGETTVSAYDTAWIALVNRLDGGGERSPQFPEAIDWIARNQLPDGSWGDAGMFIVQDRLINTLGCVVALATWGVHEEQRARGLAYIQDNLWRLGEDDEEWMMVGFEITFPVLLEKAKNLGLDINYDDPALQDIYAKRQLKLAKIPREALHARPTTLLHSLEGMENLDWERLLQFKCPAGSLHSSPAASAYALSETGDKELLEYLETAINNFDGGAPCTYPVDNFDRLWSVDRLRRLGISRYFTSEIEEYLEYAYRHLSPDGMSYGGLCPVKDIDDTAMAFRLLRLHGYNVSSSVFNHFEKDGEYFCFAGQSSQSLTAMYNSYRASQIVFPGDDDGLEQLRAYCRAFLEERRATGNLMDKWVIANGLPSEVEYALDFPWKASLPRVETRVYLEQYGASEDAWIGKGLYRMTLVNNDLYLEAAKADFTNFQRLSRLEWLSLKRWYIRNNLQAHGVTEQSVLRAYFLAAANIFEPNRAAERLGWARTAILAEAIASHLRQYSANGAADGMTERLISGLASHDWDWRESKDSAARSLLYALDELIDLHAFGNASDSLREAWKQWLMSWTNESQGSTGGDTALLLVRTIEICSGRHGSAEQSLKNSADYARLEQIASSMCSKLATKILAQNGGSMDNVEGIDQEVDVEMKELIQRVYGSSSNDVSSVTRQTFLDVVKSFCYVAHCSPETIDGHISKVLFEDVN, encoded by the exons ATGCAGATGCAGGTGCTCACCGCTGCTTCTTCGCTCCCTCGCGCGACCTTGCTCCGGCCGGCGGCTGCCGAGCCATGGCGCCAATCTTTCCTGCAGCTGCAGGCTCGTCCAATCCAGCGACCag GTATCATGCTACACTGCAAGGCCCAGCTACAGGGGCAGGAAACGCGCGAGCGTCGTCAGCTCGACGACGATGAACACGCTAGACCACCacagggcggcgacgacgacgtcgcaGCAAGCACCAGCGAGCTACCCTACATGATCGAGTCCATCAAATCCAAGCTGAGGGCGGCCAGGAACAGCCTCGGCGAGACCACCGTCTCCGCCTACGACACGGCGTGGATCGCGCTCGTCAAccgcctcgacggcggcggcgagaggagccCCCAGTTCCCGGAGGCCATCGACTGGATCGCCCGGAACCAGCTGCCCGACGGCTCGTGGGGCGACGCCGGCATGTTCATCGTCCAGGACCGGCTCATCAACACGCTGGGCTGCGTCGTGGCGCTCGCGACGTGGGGCGTCCACGAGGAGCAGCGCGCGAGGGGCCTCGCCTACATCCAGGACAACCTCTGGAGgctcggcgaggacgacgaggagtggATGATGGTCGGGTTCGAGATCACCTTCCCCGTTCTCCTCGAGAAGGCCAAGAACCTGGGCCTGGACATCAACTATGATGACCCTGCCTTGCAGGACATATATGCCAAGAGACAATTAAAGCTCGCAAA GATTCCTAGAGAAGCACTGCATGCTAGGCCGACCACCTTGCTCCATAGCTTAGAGGGAATGGAAAACTTGGACTGGGAAAGGTTGCTACAGTTCAAGTGTCCAGCTGGCTCCTTACATTCCTCACCTGCTGCGTCAGCTTACGCTCTCAGCGAAACAGGTGACAAGGAGTTGCTCGAATACCTGGAAACAGCCATCAACAATTTTGACGGTGGAG CACCATGCACCTACCCTGTCGACAACTTTGACCGCTTATGGTCGGTCGATCGGTTGAGGCGGCTAGGAATATCGAGGTACTTCACGAGTGAGATTGAAGAATACTTGGAGTACGCCTACAG GCACCTGAGTCCAGATGGCATGAGCTACGGCGGGCTCTGTCCGGTCAAGGACATCGACGACACGGCCATGGCTTTCCGTCTCCTCCGTCTGCATGGCTACAATGTCTCATcat CGGTGTTCAATCACTTCGAGAAGGACGGGGAGTACTTCTGCTTCGCGGGGCAGTCGAGCCAGTCGCTGACGGCGATGTACAACTCCTACCGCGCCTCGCAGATCGTCTtccccggcgacgacgacggcctggAGCAGCTCAGGGCCTACTGCCGCGCCTTCCTCGAGGAGCGGCGAGCCACCGGCAACCTCATGGACAAGTGGGTCATCGCCAATGGCTTGCCCAGCGAG GTCGAGTACGCGCTGGATTTCCCATGGAAGGCAAGCTTGCCGCGAGTCGAGACGAGGGTGTATCTGGAGCAGTACGGCGCTAGCGAGGACGCGTGGATCGGCAAGGGACTCTACAG GATGACCCTAGTCAACAACGACCTGTACCTTGAGGCGGCAAAGGCTGACTTCACCAACTTCCAGAGGCTCTCCCGGCTCGAGTGGCTCAGCCTGAAAAG GTGGTACATCAGGAACAATCTGCAAGCGCACGGCGTGACCGAACAGAGCGTGCTGAGAGCCTACTTCTTAGCCGCGGCGAACATCTTCGAGCCCAACCGGGCGGCGGAACGCCTGGGATGGGCTCGCACGGCGATCCTCGCCGAGGCCATCGCGTCACACCTCCGACAGTACAGTGCCaacggcgccgccgacggcatGACAGAGAGGCTCATCAGTGGACTCGCCAGCCACGACTGGGACTGGAG GGAATCAAAGGATTCAGCAGCGAGGAGCTTACTGTACGCACTTGATGAGCTCATCGACCTCCATGCGTTCGGCAATGCTTCTGACAGCCTACGTGAAGCG TGGAAGCAGTGGCTCATGTCATGGACAAACGAGAGCCAAGGATCAACTGGTGGGGATACCGCATTGCTGCTAGTTCGCACAATCGAGATCTGCTCAGGACGGCACGGTTCAGCCGAGCAGAGCCTGAAGAACAGTGCAGACTACGCCAGGCTTGAGCAGATCGCCTCTTCCATGTGCAGCAAACTTGCCACCAAAATTCTTGCTCAG AATGGAGGAAGCATGGACAACGTTGAGGGTATAGACCAGGAAGTGGATGTTGAGATGAAAGAGCTGATCCAGCGTGTCTACGGGAGCAGCAGCAACGATGTCAGCAGCGTGACGAGGCAGACATTTCTCGACGTGGTGAAGAGCTTTTGCTACGTCGCTCATTGCTCGCCCGAAACAATCGATGGGCACATCTCCAAGGTTTTGTTCGAGGATGTCAATTAG
- the LOC4329726 gene encoding ent-cassadiene hydroxylase, with protein MEDNKLILALGLSVLFVLLSKLVSSAMKPRLNLPPGPWTLPLIGSLHHLVMKSPQIHRSLRALSEKHGPIMQLWMGEVPAVIVSSPAVAEEVLKHQDLRFADRHLTATIEEVSFGGRDVTFAPYSERWRHLRKICMQELLTAARVRSFQGVREREVARLVRELAADAGAGGDAGVNLNERISKLANDIVMVSSVGGRCSHRDEFLDALEVAKKQITWLSVADLFPSSKLARMVAVAPRKGLASRKRMELVIRRIIQERKDQLMDDSAAGAGEAAAGKDCFLDVLLRLQKEGGTPVPVTDEIIVVLLFDMFTGASETSPTVLIWILAELMRCPRVMAKAQAEVRQAAVGKTRITENDIVGLSYLKMVIKEALRLHSPAPLLNPRKCRETTQVMGYDIPKGTSVFVNMWAICRDPNYWEDPEEFKPERFENNCVDFKGNNFEFLPFGSGRRICPGINLGLANLELALASLLYHFDWKLPNGMLPKDLDMQETPGIVAAKLTTLNMCPVTQIAPSSAEDAS; from the exons ATGGAGGACAACAAGCTGATACTGGCTCTAGGCCTATCAGTGCTGTTCGTCCTCCTCTCCAAGCTGGTATCATCTGCCATGAAACCAAGGCTCAACCTTCCCCCGGGGCCATGGACGCTGCCGCTGATCGGCAGCCTCCACCACCTCGTGATGAAGAGCCCCCAGATCCACCGCTCGCTGCGCGCGCTGTCGGAGAAGCACGGCCCCATCATGCAGCTGTGGATGGGCGAGGTCCCCGCGGTGATCgtgtcgtcgccggcggtggcggaggaggtccTGAAGCACCAGGACCTCAGGTTCGCCGACCGCCACCTCACCGCCACCATCGAGGAGGTCTCCTTCGGCGGCCGCGACGTCACCTTCGCGCCCTACAGCGAGCGGTGGCGCCACCTCCGCAAGATCTGCATGCAGGAGCTGCTCACCGCCGCCCGGGTGAGGTCGTTCCAGGGCGTCCGAGAGCGCGAGGTGGCGCGGCTCGTGCGTGAGCTGGCCGCcgacgcgggcgcgggcggcgacgctggCGTGAACCTCAACGAGAGGATCAGCAAGCTCGCCAACGACATCGTGATGGTGAGCTCCGTCGGCGGCCGGTGCAGCCACCGCGACGAGTTCCTGGACGCGCTCGAGGTCGCCAAGAAGCAGATCACGTGGCTCAGCGTCGCCGACCTGTTCCCGTCGTCCAAGCTCGCGcggatggtggcggtggcgccacGCAAGGGCCTCGCCAGCCGCAAGAGGATGGAGCTCGTCATAAGACGGATCATCCAAGAACGGAAGGACCAGCTGATGGACGacagcgccgccggcgccggcgaggctgcGGCGGGGAAAGACTGCTTCCTCGACGTCCTGCTTCGGCTGCAGAAGGAAGGTGGCACGCCGGTCCCAGTTACCGACGAAATCATAGTCGTGCTTCTGTTT GACATGTTTACAGGGGCTAGCGAGACATCCCCAACAGTATTGATTTGGATCTTGGCTGAACTCATGCGGTGTCCAAGAGTAATGGCGAAGGCACAAGCTGAGGTACGACAAGCTGCTGTTGGGAAGACTAGGATCACAGAGAATGATATTGTTGGGCTGAGCTACCTCAAGATGGTGATCAAGGAGGCCTTGCGACTCCATTCCCCGGCTCCCTTGCTGAACCCTCGTAAATGTCGTGAGACAACCCAAGTCATGGGCTATGATATACCAAAAGGCACATCTGTGTTTGTGAATATGTGGGCGATATGTAGGGACCCTAATTACTGGGAGGATCCCGAAGAGTTTAAGCCAGAGAGGTTTGAAAATAATTGTGTAGATTTTAAGGGTAATAACTTTGAATTCCTTCCATTTGGCTCCGGACGTAGAATTTGTCCGGGTATAAACCTTGGGCTAGCCAACTTGGAGCTAGCATTAGCTAGTCTTCTCTACCATTTTGACTGGAAGCTACCCAATGGAATGTTGCCCAAGGACCTTGATATGCAGGAGACCCCCGGAATAGTTGCAGCTAAACTAACTACTCTAAATATGTGCCCTGTTACTCAGATTGCTCCAAGCAGCGCAGAAGATGCATCATAA